Proteins co-encoded in one Arachis hypogaea cultivar Tifrunner chromosome 13, arahy.Tifrunner.gnm2.J5K5, whole genome shotgun sequence genomic window:
- the LOC112783916 gene encoding VQ motif-containing protein 1, with product MMNNNGRSSGSSVAPKIVQIETRYVETDPINFRQVVQSLTGKNSSMPIVTPSPLYFTEREQEEEAIMAYRHGSIGAKKPQEQVAVNHHAATIILNNNVSFKDFDALLSDLPSIHDLLY from the coding sequence ATGATGAACAACAATGGTCGTAGTAGTGGTAGTAGTGTTGCTCCAAAGATAGTGCAGATCGAAACAAGGTACGTTGAAACCGACCCTATTAACTTCAGACAAGTTGTTCAATCTCTCACTGGCAAGAACTCTTCCATGCCTATTGTTACTCCTTCACCGTTATATTTCACTGAacgagaacaagaagaagaagcaattatgGCATATCGTCATGGTAGTATCGGTGCCAAGAagcctcaagaacaagttgccgTCAATCATCATGCTGCTACCATCATACTCAACAACAATGTTTCCTTCAAGGACTTTGATGCATTGTTGTCTGATTTGCCTTCCATTCACGACCTACTCTACTAG